CGATTGCTTGTTGAACCCTGTGAATTGTATGAAAGTAGGATACTCCAAATTCAGGAGTCAAAAAGTTTTATAAAACGTTCTTGGTGGAAAAAAATGTGAATAGATACCACTGAATTGAATTGGGTCCAGGAATCTAAGAAATAGTGAGAGTTCTTTAACACGGAAATTATTTATTAGAAGTGTTTCTAGTCAACCCTCTCCGACCTACCTCTACTCATTACCCGTACCAAAATTAAATGTTACCCGTTTTGACATATTATCTAACCAGTGTGATCCATCCGTTTTGCCACCCTTAGGGTagcaatcttttttttttttttttggtgatgCCTTTAAAGGTTTTAAATATTTGTTCACAGATATGTTGTTCAAGAAAAGCTGTTATGAGTACTTGAGACTAAGCTTACCCAAGAATGCGAATTTTGGTAAGCGGACATTTGCAGGACACCAACTAGGTTCTACACACTCCCGAGGCTGCAAGATCAACAGTAATACACCATAATTAGAAGTCATTGTAGTAATACATAAAAATAATGTATAATAATCTACAGATTATGGGTTTATTATAAAGAtctatcacaaaaaaaaaaaaaaagaaaaagttagTGACAAACCTGGAGGTCCTTGGtaaaacacaaacgaacttcttTGATTACATCACCGTCTTTGCAGTCCAATTGAGGCTTTGCATGGAAAGCATTTTCAATAGCAGAAATGAGAACAGCTGATGGGTATGTGTTTGAATTTGAAGGTTTAACTTTTGCTTGTAAAAGAACTTCCTGAAAACAGGAGAAACATAGGATGTAATAATAAATAGGAACAAAAATAATATCCTCTAATAATAGATAGGTGAAAAGAAATGATGGGATGATTTTTGGATATTTTATCATATTAAAATCTAGCCAGAGAAGCAGTTAAAATTcacaaaatataaaaataaaaaaataaaaaaccttaCCGTGACATTATACTTCAAATACAATTCAAGGGCTGTTAGGAAATACCCATATTGGTCTCCTGTTACTGAGGTGGAGCATGTACCATGTTGCTCTGCAAATAAAATGAAGCCATGAGTTAAAGCATTAATGCATGATGATTACCAAAAAGcaaagattcttataaaatgaatGATTACCCCACTGATCGGCCCAAAACGAGTTCGTTTTGTTATTGCATGATGATATGTCGTTGCAACTTAGTATCGGCCAATACTTGTGCATAGCATCAAGCAAAGGTGCAATCTACATATTGGAACAACATTAATGCATACTCaaataattttataaataacttCTAGTGCAGCTGTTAATAtagataattatatatatgaTACTTATAAAACAGAAGTTAGTATATATTAGTTGAAGGTGTTGGTTTGCAAATAATTTAAacaataacaatatatatatttgAACTGTATATacgtttttttcaaaaaaaatttaacGGTATACAATATTAATGGTATAACATTAACGGCTATATATTTTAAGCGATTTAACGTTGGAACCGGTGAGAATTTATACCACAAATACATCAAAATAACCAAACAAAATCTTGATGGGTTATTTACGCTGCGTATAGCtgtatacgcagcgtatataaaccctagTTGTCTGTGCCTATGATTGCTGGGCAGGCTCTGAATTCTATGCAacatatacgctgcgtatagctctatacgcaacCTATTAAAACTCTAAGGGTGCAAATAGGCGCCAGAATACCAATAGTCTGAGCCTATTTTATATGTTTGTTATTAGACAAAGTATAATAGTATTTCGActagatgtgtaatatggtgtaCAATATGAACACCACCTCATGTAACCCTAATTACACAATTACAATCCAATACAACTCTGATTACAAAGTTTAACCTTGTATACTTGAGTCTTTATGTGGGTTAGATGATGTTAGTCCGGGTTTAGTAAGGTCACAGATGGGTCCATAGTTTAGTTGAAATACCCGCTGAAATAACGGTCAAGTAACTGTCAATTTCAAGGCTATAGATAGCCTTCTTGTTGGAATATTAATGTTAGCATTAAGGTATCTAAATATGTAGCATTAAGGTATCTAAATATGTATTAAGTTATTTGTTTATCTATAAGTGAcataatgtaaataaataaagtgtatGTCACAGAATATTATTATGTATAAGTTTAGGCGGTTAGTTATAACACACCGTTCCATATGGAAGTTATCCATATACAAACCAGTAAACGGCACAAAGGCACCGGTTCATCATGTATTTATAGGGTTAGTTATTATCAAATAATGTAATCGCATCTTTTGCAAATTCTCTCTCAAATTTCCACTGGTTTTGAGACGCTCATGTAGGATAGTTAATGAGAAAACTCGAAAACTTCTGCTTAATGAAGGGAAAGggcttttaatgaaggagggccaaaattgaaaaaaaaagatatatataaATTTTCAAACATATCTATATTCttcatatgttattttttttttttaaaatgcaCCATAACATCACAAATTTCTTATCTTTAATTCAAGTATATTCGAACATATTTTTAGACACAAACAAAAGATTTAACGTGTTGTTCTTTTTTTAATGCTACTATTATAGTATTGCAATCTGCGTTTTATTTTCTTTCTGTTTTGGTATGCCGCCAAAA
This genomic stretch from Helianthus annuus cultivar XRQ/B chromosome 8, HanXRQr2.0-SUNRISE, whole genome shotgun sequence harbors:
- the LOC110873450 gene encoding ribonuclease 2; protein product: MASSSTTMILLSVLFSGLLYANGRAVDLVSTLTQQSQFDFFTLALQWPATFCSTHENKCCPENGCCAGENSQSPPGFTIHGLWPDYKDGSWPSCCEGSAYDESKIAPLLDAMHKYWPILSCNDISSCNNKTNSFWADQWEQHGTCSTSVTGDQYGYFLTALELYLKYNVTEVLLQAKVKPSNSNTYPSAVLISAIENAFHAKPQLDCKDGDVIKEVRLCFTKDLQPRECVEPSWCPANVRLPKFAFLEGATKTEDWLLSAVKTVI